One genomic region from Solidesulfovibrio fructosivorans JJ] encodes:
- a CDS encoding YbjQ family protein, with the protein MLSLFGGDKKSRGGRHEELKKGARLKNAKEMFFSGKFPVVTTPGLEGRKVRKVLGLVSGRGFDSECAFYGLTASAIDIGADAIIGYQENVAFHPDGSRYFSCYGTAVILERETSAQAARKTIGVKSLMH; encoded by the coding sequence ATGCTTTCACTTTTCGGCGGCGACAAGAAGAGCCGTGGGGGACGTCACGAAGAACTCAAGAAAGGCGCGCGCCTCAAGAACGCCAAAGAGATGTTTTTCTCCGGCAAGTTTCCCGTGGTGACCACGCCGGGCCTCGAAGGCCGCAAGGTCCGCAAGGTGCTGGGGCTCGTCAGCGGCCGCGGCTTCGACTCCGAGTGCGCTTTTTACGGCCTGACCGCCAGCGCCATCGACATCGGCGCCGACGCCATCATCGGCTACCAGGAGAACGTGGCCTTCCATCCCGACGGCTCGCGCTATTTCTCCTGCTACGGCACGGCCGTCATCCTGGAGCGGGAAACGTCCGCCCAGGCCGCGCGAAAGACCATCGGGGTCAAGTCCCTGATGCATTGA